The following is a genomic window from Hymenobacter monticola.
TCGAACGCAAGTACACGGCCGACCTCGTGCGCCACGCCGCCGCCTTCCACGACCGCAACGTGTGGGCCGTGGTGCAGCGCCTGCCCGAGGCCGAGCGCAACCACCCGCGCCTGGTGCGGGCCCTGCGCCAGCTCGACGTGAGCGTGAACGTGAACTGGCCCCTGATGCACTTCAAATCGGCGGTGCGCTACCTGCAGCGCAACCCCGTGGACGTGGCCGCCACCGGCGGCACCAACTGGCGCAACTACCTGCCGCCCAAGTTTCAGCGGCGCATTTTCTACCCCCAGCTCTGGAGCGCCCAGGAGCTCGAAGACTGGGGCAAGGGCTGGGTCGAAAGCGTGCTGGAAGAAGGCGTGGGCGTATAAAAAAGAGTGAGGACTTATGAAGTATTTGACGGCGTAGGTCGTCCATACCTATAAGTCCTCACTCTTTTTATAAGCCATGATAAGCCTGCCCCTCACCGGCGTCATCGACCGCCGCCTGCTGCTTAATTTTCGGGCCGACGTAGCGGCTGTCAACGCCTTGCTGCCGGCCCCATTTAGAGCGCAGGTAGTCGAGGGGCACGCCATCGTCGGCATTTGCCTGATACGGCTCAAGCACGAGCGCATTAAAGGCCTGCCGCCGCTGCTCGGCCTGACGTCGGAGAATGGCGCGCACCGCTTTGCGGTGGAATGGGAAGCTGGGGGGCAACGGCAGACAGGCGTATTTATTCCGCGGCGTGATACTTCCTCGCGGCTGAATTATTTCTTTGGCAATCAATTTCTGGGCATTCACCACCACAGCACGTTTCAGGTAGCTGAAGGCGGGGGAAAATACGCCGTTGCCTTTCAAAGCCCAGACCATACGTATTTGGAGGTAGAAGCCAAAGAAACCACAGCCTGGCCGGACACAAGCTTGTTTTCCAGCTTAGATGAAGCATCAAACTTTTTCCGGCTGGGGTCGGCCGGCTACTCGCCCCAAGCGACGGGCTGCGGCTTTGATGGCGTAGCGCTGAGTACGAATGACTGGCAGGTAGCACCAGTGGCCGTGGAACGGATTTCCTCCAGCTACTTTGCCAACGAGGAACTGTTTCCCGCCGGCTCCGTGGAATTTGATAATGCCTTGCTCATGCGGGGCACCAAACACGAATGGCAGCGCCTGCCATCGCTTTAACCCCGCTTTTCTCAAAGAAAGCGAAGCCGGCCGGCAACTAAAACCTGCCGCCGGGGCGTACATGCGGTAAGCTGCCCTTCTGCGCACTAAAACCCGTCATGACCGAAGAAGAACAAAGAATAATCGATACCTCGCTCGAACAGGCTCGCAAGCTGCACGACAACGTGCGCCAGATGTGGGACGGCGACACGCTGGCTACCTTTTACTACGGCGTTATTTCGGGCGCCATTGCCCGTAGCGGACCCGAAGTGGCCAAGGCCCTCACCGCCATGCTTACCGAGGTGTACGCCAACACGGCCAAGTCGCATGTCGACCTGGGCAAGCTGGCCAACGGCTTTGCCAACGGCAGCACCAGTGCGTCCACCGACGCCGGTGGGCCGTTGGCTTAAGCCAGCTAATTGTCGTTCAAGTGCCCTTTTTCGGCCTTGGTTTCGCTCATGCGCCAGTACACCAGCAAAGAAATGAGGGCGCAAGCTGTGACGTACCAGTAAAACCATTCCTCTACCTGCTGCTCTTTGGCGAACAAGGCCACGTACTCGGCGGTGCCCCCGAATATGGCCACCGTGAGGGCAAACGGCAGGCCCACGCCCAGCGCCCGGATTTCGGTGGGGAAAAGCTCGGCCTTCACTACCGCGTTGATGGATGTGTAGCCGCTCACCACAAACAACGCGGCCACCAGCAAGCCAGCGGCCAGCCAGGCGTCGTGCGTCTGGGCCAGCGCGCGCAGCACCGGCACCGTGCCCAGGGTGGCCCCAATACCGAACATGAGCAACACCGGCCGCCGGCCAATTTTATCGGAGATAGCGCCCAGCAGGGGTTGGAAGAACAGCGCCACCGTCATCACCCCAAAGGATATAACCGTTGCAGTTTCCTTGCTGAACCCGGAGGTATTGACCAGGAATTTCTGGGCGTAGGTGGTGAACGTATAGAAAGCCAGCGTACCGCCCAGCGTCAGCCCGACCACGGTTAGCACGGCTTTCGGGTATTGCAACAAGGTCTTTAGTTGACTCGGCCTGCTGCTTGCTGCGGCGGCTTCACCTTGCGCATGTCTTTGCTGCGCGAAGGCGGCCGTTTCGCCCATGTGGGTGCGCAGAAACAGTGCGCCCATGGCCGCCAAAGCGCCAATCACAAAGGGAATGCGCCAGCCCCACTCGCCCAGCTGTGCGGGCGTCAGCAGTTGCTGCAGCGCGAGCAGGACAACCAAGGCCAGCAGCTGCCCGCCCATTAGGGTCAGGTATTGAAAGCTGGACCAGAAGCCGCGGTGCCTCGCGCCGGCCATTTCACTCAAGTAGGTGGCAGAAGTGCCGTATTCGCCGCCCACGCTGAGGCCCTGCACTAGGCGAGCCAGTAGCAGCAGCGCCGGCGCCGCCACCCCAATGGTGGCGTAGCCCGGCGCCACGGCAATGAGCAGCGAGCCGCTGGCCATCAGGCGTACCGACAGCAGCAACGCGGCGCGGCGGCCGTGGCGGTCGGCGTAGGCCCCCAGCAGCCAGGCCCCCAGCGGACGCATCAAAAAACCAACGGCGAAGATGGCCGCGGTGTTGAGGAGCTTGGCGGTGTCATCGCCGCTGGGGAAAAAAATGGGTGCGAAATAAAGGGCAAACCCCGAATAAGCGTACCAGTCGTACCATTCAACCAGGTTGCCAATGGAGCCGCTCACGATGGAGCGAAGGCGAGAAGTGGGAGCAGCGGGAGCAGTCATGCAGCAAATAAAGAAGCTAAGGCATCAGTACTATTGAACGGCTCGGTTCTACGCTGGTCTAGCAGGAACTGTCGTCATTGTTCTGCGCTTGTTTGTTTTCGCTACCTGCCTAGGCGGCACCATTGGGAGCTTCTTAACTTTGTTTGACTTTTTGTAATGATTTCTTTACTGAAGGATAGCCACCTTTCATATTACACAAATGAATAAAGAAGATTTAGAGATTTTCCTGGCCCCTGAAGTAGCATTCGATGAGTTCGAGCGTTACGAGGCAATTTTGCGACAAGCCGGCATACCCCCGGGAAAAGCTGATTATGTGCACATACAGCGCCGCTCCATAGATGCCCGCGGCCGTCAACCACTGATTCGCTTACGCGCTAGCATTTACACAAAAGGCACACCAAAAGAATTGCTTGGCCCGTGGTTTGTTTATCCAAATGTTAACAACCAAAAGCGCCCAGTTTTGATAATAGGTGCTGGACCTGCGGGGCTTTTTGCCGCGCTTCGTTGCATCGAGCTTGGTTTGAAACCCATCGTGCTGGAACGGGGCTTTGACGTGCGCGCCCGTCGCCGTGACTTGGCCGCTATTAACAAAGAGCAAACCGTTAACCCTGATTCAAACTATTGCTTCGGGGAAGGCGGCGCGGGCACATATTCCGACGGCAAGCTTTACACCCGCGCCACCAAGCGCGGCGACGTGGGGCGCGTGCTGCGGCGGCTGGTGCAGCACGGCGCCACCCCCGACATCCTGGTGGACGCCCACCCCCACATCGGTACCAACAAGCTGCCGGCGGTGGTGCAGGCCCTGCGCGAAGCCATCATCGAGGCCGGCGGCGAGGTACGGTTCGACACGCGCGTGACGGATTTGATAATTGAACAGAACCGGCTGCGCGGCGTGGTCACGGCGGCGGGCGAAACCGTGGAGGCCGACGCCACCATTCTGGCCACCGGCCATTCGGCCCGGGATATTTACGAGCTGCTCGACCGCCGGGGCGTGCTCATAGAGGCCAAGCCGTTTGCGATGGGTGTGCGGGTGGAGCACCCGCAGGCGTTGATTGACCAGGCCCAGTACCGCCGCACGGAGCGCGGCTTGCTGCCCGCGGCCTCGTATTCGCTGGTGCACCAAACCGAAGTGCAGGGCCGGCAGCGGGGCGTGTTTTCGTTTTGCATGTGCCCGGGCGGATTCATTGTGCCGGCGGCCACGGCACCCGGTGAGGTGGTGGTGAACGGCATGAGCCCGAGCCGGCGCGACTCGCGCTTTGCCAACTCCGGCATTGTGGCCGCCGTGGAGCTGGAAGACCTGGACGTGCGCCAGCACGGGGCGCTGGCCGGCCTGCGCTTCCAGCAGGCGCTGGAGCAGCGGGCTTGCCTGGCGGCCGGAGGCACCCAACAGGCCCCCGCCCAATTGCTCGGCGACTTTTTAAAAAACAAAGTTTCCAGCCAATTGCTGGAAACTTCCTACCAGCCCGGCCTGGTGTCGGTGCGCATGGACGAGGTGCTGGGCCCGGTGCTCGCCGAACGGCTGCGCCAGGGCTTCCGCGATTTTGGCCGAAAAATTCCGGGTTATGCCACCAACGCGGCCCAGATTGTGGGCGTCGAAAGCCGCACGTCTGCGCCGGTGCGCATCCCGCGCGACAGGGAAACCCTGCAGCATCCGGTAGTGGCAGGGCTGTTTCCGTGCGGCGAGGGCGCGGGCTACGCCGGCGGCATCGTGTCGGCGGCCATGGACGGCGAGCGGTGCGCCGAAGCGGTTTTGGCCGTTTTGTCGTAGAAGGGCAATGAGCAAAACGGGCCGCTTGGCGCACGTACAGGCGGCCCGTTTTGTTGTTCTCTCGTCAAGCCCGGTCCACGGCCCGCGGCCGCTTCCTCCACTTGCAATTCCTTCTCATGAAAAAGACCCTCGTCCTCGGCGCTTCCGATAACCCCGCCCGCTACTCTTTCCGGGCAGCGCACATGCTCAAAAAACACGGCCATGAAGTGGTGCCCGTTGGCATCCGCAAGGGTGAAGTAGCAGGTATGCCCATTCACACCGACCGGCCGCAGGAAACCGATATCGATACGGTGACACTTTATGTGGGGCCGCAAAACCAGCCTGGCTGGTACGACTATATTCTCGACCTCAAGCCCAAGCGCATCCTGTTCAACCCCGGCACTGAAAACCCGGAGCTGGAACGCCTGGCCCAGCAGCGCGGCATCCGAACCGAAGAGGCCTGTACGCTGGTGCTGCTGTCCATTGGGCAGTATTAATCTCGCCGGCTAAGCTTGCAAAGGCGCTGTCAATTTTGATTGGCAGCGCCTTCTTTTTTCTTTCGCGCAATCAAGCCTGCAACAGCCAGCCGCCGTTCGGCACCAGCGACACAAAAACGGTTTGGCCCACCACCCACTGGCCGATGGGTTGACGCACGCGCACCCCATTATTGGGCAAAGCCACTTCTACTTCGTCGTGATTGCCAAAGTAGCGAACCGAGCTGACGGTTCCTTGCAGGCCCGGTTTGGTGGTTGAAAGGCGAAATTCCTCGGGCCGCACGAGCAGGGCTCCGGCAGCGGGCTGGCGAGGCAACAGCCGGCGGCGGGCCGCCCCGCGCACCAGGGAGTAGTCGCCAAACAAAGCCGCGGTGTATTCATCGATGGGCTGCCGGTAAATCTGCGCGGGCGCGCCTTGCTGCACAATGCGGCCCTGGTGCAGCACCAGGATTTCGTCGGCCCAGGGCAGGGTATCGGCCGCGTCGTGCGAAACGAGCAGGCAGGTGATGCCAAGCCGGGTGCCCAGTTCGTCGATGACCGTTTGGAGGATGCGCTTGTGTCCGCGGTCGAGGTTGGAGAACGGCTCGTCGAGCAGCAAGAGGCGCGGGGCCCCCAGCAGCAGCCGGGCCAGCGCCACCCGCTGCTGCTCCCCGCCCGAAAGCTGGTCGGTGCGACGCTGGGCCAGGTGGTCGATGCGGCAGAGGGCGTACAGGGCCTGCGCTTCGGCCGGGGGGCGCTTGTTGGCGTAGCGCAGCACTTGCTCCACGCGCAAGGAGTGCGGCAGGTCCGACTTCTGCGAGAGGTAGGCCACGCCGGGGTGGCCCGGCACGAGGACTTCGGCGGGGCCTCGCAGCCGGTCGCCGCCGATGCGCACCTCGCCCGCGCTGGGCTGAATGAGTCCGGCAATGATTTGCAGCAGCGTGCTTTTGCCCGTGCCCGACTCGCCGGCCAGCGCCAGCTTGCGGTGGGCCGGCTGGCGGAAGCTGATGTTTTGCAGCACCGGGTTGCCGTGCTCTTCCAAACCAATACCCGAAACCGTGAGCAACTCCATGCGCGTCAAACCAATCGGGCAGCAGATATAAACGTCAGCCGTGGCCCTACCCAAAGCCTGGCGCCCGAAAGCCGCCGCAAGCTACGCCGGCCCGCCGGAGCAAGCGGGGACGAAAGTAAAATTTCGCATGTTTTAATCCTGATTCCGTACGGATGGCCGCGCAATTGGCGGGTTCCTTTGTTAAAAGTTTCGCTTGTCTTCCTGACCCGCTTTCCATGTCACCCTCCCCCGCCAATACCACCCTCGAAATTGAAGGCATGAGCTGCGCCGCGTGTGCGAAGGCTGTGGAGAAGTCGTTGGCGCGCACGCCCGGCGTGCAAAACGCCGTAGTGAACTACGCCACCGAAAAAGCGACCGTGCAGTATCTGCCGGAGGTAGCCACCCCAGCCGCCTTGAAAGCCGCCGTCGAAAACGCGGGCTATGGGGTGGTAGAGCGTGCCCCCGCTGCCGACGCGGCCGCGCGCCAGGCCGAAACCGACCAGGAAAAAGCGGCGGCTTACGCCCACCTGAAGCGGCGCTTTTGGGTGGCGGCCGGGCTCGCAGCCCTCATCATGCCGCTGAGCATGCTCATGCTGTGGCCCGCTGCCCTGCGCCATTTGAACATGCAGTGGCTCAACTTGGCCCTGCTCCTGCTCACGCTGCCGGTGCTGCTCTACAGCGGCGCAGGATTTTATCGCTCCGCCTGGAAAAACCTGCGCCACCGCACCGCCAACATGGACACGCTAATTGCCCTCGGCACCGGCGCGGCCTTCCTATGTAGTATAGCCGCCACGCTGGTGCCTGGGTTTTTCACTGAGCGCGGGCTCATACCCGAAGTTTATTACGACACCACCGCCACAATCATTGCCCTGATTTTGCTGGGCAAGGTGCTGGAGCTGCGCGCCAAAACCCAGACATCGGCCGCCATGCGGGCCCTGCTGGGCCTGCAAGCCCGCACGGCCCGCCTCGTGCGCCCCAGCGGCCAGGAAATAGACGTGCCCATTGAGCAGGTGCAGTTGGGCGACATCGTATTGGTGCGGCCGGGCGAGAAAGTCGCCACCGACGGCGTCATCACCGAAGGTCAGTCGGCCCTCGACGAAGCCATGCTCACCGGCGAAAGCCTGCCCGTCACCAAAAAAACCGGCGATGCCGTGTTTGGCGCCACGCTCAACAAAACGGGTTCGTTCCGTTTCCGGGTAACTAAAATCGGGGCCGACACCTTGCTGGCGCAAATTGTGAAGCTGGTGGAAGACGCCCAGGGCAGCCGCGCGCCCATTCAGCGGCTGGCCGACAAAGTGAGCGCCGTGTTTGTGCCCACGGTGGTGGCCATTGCCCTGCTCACTTTTGCGGCGTGGTTTGCCCTGGCCCCGGCCGAACACCGGCTGCCGCTGGCGCTGGTCAATTTTGTAGCCGTGCTCATCATTGCCTGCCCCTGCGCGCTGGGGCTGGCCACGCCCACGGCCATTATGGTGGGCACGGGCAAAGGGGCCGAGCACGGCGTGCTCATCCGCAACGCCGAGGCGCTGGAAAAAGCGTACCAGGTTAACACCGTGCTGCTCGACAAAACGGGCACCATCACCCAAGGCGAGCCCGCCGTGACCGATTTCTGGGCAGCGCCGGGCCAGTCGGTGCCGACCTTGCTATCCCAGGTGGCAGCCGTCGAGCGCCGGTCGGAGCACCCGCTGGCGGCGGCCGTGGTGCGCTACGCCGAGGCACAGCAAGCCACGCCGCTGGCGGCCACCGATTTCCAGGCCCTCGAAGGCCGGGGCGCGGCAGCCTCCGTGGCCGGGGTACCCGTGCGCATCGGCAATGCCCGGGTGCTGGCGGAAGCCGGCATCAGCCTTTCGCCAGAAGTCAGCCGGCAGGCCGAAGCCTTGTTGAAACAAGCCAAAACGGTGCTTTACGTAGCCGTAGCCGGCCAGGCCGTGGCCGTCATCGGCGTGGCCGACACCGTACGGGCCAGTTCGGCCGCGGCCATCCGTCAGCTCCAGGAGCTGGGCCTGGAAGTAATGATGATAACCGGCGACAACCCTGCCACCGCCGCCCAGGTAGCGGCCAAAGTAGGCATCAAGCGCTACGTGGCCGAAGTGCTGCCAGCCGATAAAGCCGCCCAGGTGAAGGCCCTGCAAGCCGAGGGCCGTGTGGTGGCCATGGTGGGCGACGGCATCAACGATGCGCCCGCGCTGGCCCAGGCCGACATCGGCCTGGCCATGGGCGCCGGCACCGACGTGGCCCTCGAAGCCGCCGGCATCACCCTCATGCGCTCCGATTTGCAAAGCGTGGTTACGGCCATCGAGCTGTCGCGCCAAACCATCCGCGTTATCCGCCAGAACCTATTTTTTGCCTTTATATATAATACGCTGGGCATTCCCATCGCGGCCGGGGTGCTTTACCCAGTGTTTGGCCTGCTGCTTTCGCCCATGTTGGCGGCCGGCGCCATGGCCCTGAGCTCGGTATCGGTGCTCACCAATTCGCTACGCTTGCGCCGCTTCCGTCCCCAGTAACTCAGGCCGCTTTGTGCCAGCGGCGGCGCTTCGGCTCGCGGTGAACGATTCCCAACGTGAGCCGATGCGCGCTGTTCATAACGAAACGCCCAGACGCCTATATTTGCTGCCTTACGGTGATGGATTTCCACCGCGAACCGCCGGAGCTTCCCCGCTCCGCGCTGATGATTCCTACCGCCCGGACGGCCACAGGGGCCGCGCCGTCTAGCTCATCACGTTCGCCGCCATGGCCCCTCGCTTCGATTTTGCCCGCCTCCTGCCCACCCATGTTCGCCGTTTAGACACAACGGCCGGCCTCCTGTATTTGCTGCGCTGGCTGCTTATTTGTGCGCTGTTGGGGGCGCTGGCGGGCACGGCCTCGGCTGGTTTTCTGGTGGCACTGGATTGGGTGACGCGCTGGCGCGAAGCCCACCCGTGGGCGCTGGCGCTGCTGCCGGGCGCGGGCTTGCTCATCGGCCTGGCCTACCATTATGTTGGCGGGCGCGCGGTGCGGGGCAATAATCTGATTCTCGACGAAATCCATCAGCCCCGCCAGCTCATCCCCTTGCGGCTGCTGCCGCTGGTGCTGGGCGGCACCTTGGCCACGCACTTGTTCGGGGGCTCGGCGGGCCGCGAGGGCACGGCCGTGCAGATGGCCGGGGCGCTGGCCGACCAATTGACGCGCTGGCTGGGTTTGTGCCCGCGCGACCGGCGCCTGCTGCTCATCGCGGGCATGAGCGCAGGATTTGCGTCGGTGTTTGGTACGCCGCTGGCGGGCGCGGTTTTCGGGTTGGAAGTCTTCCTGTTAGGCTCCATTCGCTACGATGCCCTGGTGCCCAGCTTCCTGGCCGCCGTGCTGGCCGATGCCGTGACACGGGCCTGGGGTGTGGGCCACACTTCCTACCCAGCGCTGCCGACGCTGCCGCTCTCGGCCCTTTCGCTGGGAGGCGCGCTACTGGTGGGCGTGCTCTGCGGGCTGACAGCGCGCGGTTTCGCGGGGCTCACGCATGGGCTCACGCGCTTGTTCAGGCGCATTGCTTATGCCCCGCTCCGGCCGGTGGTGGGCGGGGCGCTACTGGTGCCGTTGCTGTGGGCGCTGGGCCCCAACCGTTTCGATGGCCTCGGCATTTCGGTCATCGTTGAGGCTTTCCAACACCCGCTGCCGCCCACCGACTGGGCCCTGAAACTGGCCCTGACGGCCCTCACCCTGGGCTGCGGCTTCAAGGGCGGCGAGGTGACGCCGCTGTTTTTTATGGGGGCGGCGCTGGGGAGTGCCCTGACCGTGGTGCTGCCGCTGCCGGTGGCTTTGCTGGCGGCGCTCGGCTTTGTGGGCTTGTTTGCCGGCGCGGCCAACACGCCGCTGGCCTGCACGCTGATGGGATTGGAATTATTCGGTAGCCATGCGGGCATTTACCTGGGCATCAGCTGCGTGGTGGCTTACTTGTTTTCCGGACACCGAGGCATTTACAGCTCGCAGGTAATTGGACAGGCCAAGCACTTGCGCGAAGGCCGCCAGCAGGGCAAGCCGCTGGGCGAGCTTTGATGCTGCGCTTGAGAACAAGCGAGAGAAGCGAAACCTGGTGGATTTGCTCAGCACGACCATTCCCTTTTGCTAATTTTTTTTCATACCCAGACAACCCTTAGCTGCTAATCTGCATCTGACGCCTCAACTCACCCGCTTTTCTGCTTTTTGCCCACCCCTACCGTGACCGAAGTCGAACTCATTGCCGCTTGCGTGCGCGGCGAGCACCGGGCCCAGCGCCAGCTCTACGACCGACTGGCCGGGCTCATGCTCACCGTTTGCCGCCGCTACCTCAAGCGCCGCGAAGACGCCGAGGAAGCCATGATTTTAGGTTTTGCCAAGATGTTCCGGGCCCTGCCCAACTACCGCTTCGAAGGCAGCTTTGAGGGCTGGGTGCGGCGCATCATGGTGAACGAGGCGCTGATGCAGCTGCGCCAGCGCGAAATGATGACGGTGTCGTTCGAAGATTTTGCCCAACCCGAAAACCTGGCCACTACCGCCGCCACCGCCGACACCCAACTGCAGGTCGAAGACCTGATGCACCTGCTGGCCACGCTGCCGGCGGGCTACCGCACGGTGTTCAACCTCTACGCCCTGGAAGGCTACGGCCACCAGGAAATTGCCGAGCTGCTGGGCATCAGCGAAGGCACCAGCAAGTCGCAGCTCAGCAAGGCCCGCGCCATGCTGCAGCGCCGCGTCAGCTTCGCCGCCGTGACCACCGAATGACCCGGGGCTCGGCGCTTTTCAACCACGATTTCTAGCTAATAATAAATATGCCTCCCGAAAATATTGATGATTTATTCCGCGAGAAGCTCGACGGCCATGCCTCACCGACCGGCGACGACCTGTGGGCCCGCCTGCAGGCCCACGTGCCCGCCGAGGCGGCCCCCACGCCTGCGCCTGCCCCGGAACGCCTCGACCAGCTTTTCCAAAAAGGCCTGACCCAACACGCTACGCCGCCCCGGCGCGAGCTGTGGGAACGCCTCGAAGACGAACACCTGCGCCCCCGGCAGCGCCGTGCCGCCGCGTGGTGGCCCATGGCCATGGCAGCTGCGGTGGCGCTGTTTCTGCTGGTGGGCAGCGGCCTGTGGCTGGGTTGGCCGAACGGCAAAATGTCGGCGGGTGAGGTGGCGTCGCGGTCGGCCCGAACCACTAACCAGCCTTCTACTGCACCGGTGACTCCGGGTGCCCCCGCCAATGGAGCTGCTGACGCTCAGCCTCAGCAGCAGGTGGCAGCAGTAACCACGGTCACTCCTGAAGCCAAAGCTGCAGCGCAGTCAATTATTTCGGTTCCGCTGCAGAAAAAAGTAATGACTGAGGCAACCCGCCCTGCAATGGTTGCATCTACCGCATCAAAGGCCAGCAAGGCAGCCCGCGAGCAGTCTGCAAGCCACTCGAAAGCAAGCTTCCGGCCGTTGGACGCAACCACCGAAACTGCTCCCCAAGTGGCCCGCACCCCGGCCCAGCCCGCCGCTCACCCGGCCCCCGCTTCCGGCGTTGACGAGCACCGGAAGGCCTTGATAAATACGCCGATGGTTGCCCAGGCACCCCAATCCAATCCGACCGTGGAAAACGTCCCGGCCACAGCCAGCGGGCTCATCACGGTGGATGTGCGGGCCGGCGACGCCGACGCTCGGCCTGCCAAGGCCGCTACCTCGGCCCTGGCTTCGGCCGAAGCCCCGGCTGAGCGCAAGCGCCTGGGCGGGCGCCTGCTCCAACTGGGCGGCCGCCTGGTGCGGGGCGAGCAGGTCAACCTGGCCGAGGTGACCGGCCTGCCCGAAAACGTGACGCTGCGGGCCACCTTGGCCGGCCGCACGGTCACGAAATCCATTCAATTGTAATTCACTTCTTTCTTTTTAGAAATCATGCAACGCGCTTTTCTCCCCTCTTTTCTGTTGCTAACTGCCCTCACGGCCGGGCTGAACGAGGCCCGCGCCACCCGACTCGCGCTGCCCGCCTCGGTGCAAGACACCATTGTGATGCGCCTGCCCAACCGCGCCACTCTCACCCTCACGGTGCGCGACGCGGCCCAGCTGCGCCAGCTCAAAAACTACCACCTCGACTCGCTCACCACCCGCCTGGCCACCTACATCACGCAGGCCGAGGCCGCCGCCAAGGCCGGCACCACCAACCAGGTGACGATGCGCTTCTACCCCGACAAAGACCAGCCCGGCCAGAACCTGCCCGAGGAAATCCGCATCACGGCCCACAAGCCCGGCACCGACGGCACCAAAGGCCCCACCAAAACGCAGGTGTTTCTGAACAAAAAATTCGGCATCAAGACCGATAGCGATATCAATGGCGTAAACTCCATCTCCATCGACACGAACGGCAGCGCCAAAGCTACCGCGAAAGGGGACTCGGCGAAACGCGCCAACCGGAAAGACCGCCACACGGTGGACCTGCACTTGGAGCTCGGCTACAACACGTTCGTCAATTCGTCGACCAACAGCGTGAGTTCGGGTCCTCCCTCCCTTCGCTATTGGTCCCTATTCGGCGGTTCGGGCATGACCGGTATCGGCCTCGACTACGTGCAGCCCCTGGCATACAGCAAGCGCGCCAAGCTGGCCCTCACTTTCGGTCCTGAGTTCGTGAGCAACAGTTTCATGCTGCGCGGCAACGACCAGTGGGTGAAAAGCGGCGGTGTGACGACCGCGGAGCGCGCTCCCGATAGCAAGCAGATTGACGATTCCAAGCTTGTCATCAACTCCCTGAACCTGCCCCTGATGCTGCGCCTCAAGCTGCGCAACAAAGAAGACAAGCGCACCCTGTCGGCGGGCATTGGCGCCTTTGGCGGCTACCGCGTGGGCGGCAACATTACCACAGAGTACAAGCTGGCCGGCAGCGACAACAAGCACGAGGACAAGCTGCGCGGCGACCTCAACGTCAACAATTGGCAGTATGGCCTGCAAGGGGAGCTGGGCTTTCACTTCCTCCGGTTTTATGCCAAGTACAACCTGAACGAAGTATTCAAGGAAAACCAGGGCCCCCAAACCCAGGCCCTCAGCTTCGGCTTCCGCTTTATTGGTTTCTAAAGCAAGTCGAATGATAAAAAAGCGCCCCGGAAAGCCGAGGCGCTTTTTTTATTGTCTTTTGCCATCCGGAGTCTCTATTGCAAGCGAAAAAAATTATCCAGCAGAATGGCCGCCGAAATGGCCACGTTGAGGCTTTCGGCCCGGCCGCCGGCCCCGCGCGGGATGTGCAGGCGCCGCGTGAGGGCCGCCGCCACGCCCGGCGTGAGGCCGTGCGACTCGGAGCCCATCACCAGCACGCCGCGGGGCTGCAGCTGCACGCGGTGCACGTTGTCGCCGGCCAAATCGGCGCCGAAAATGCCGGTGCCGGTGGGCAGCTTGGGCAGCCAGGCGCTGAGGTCGCGCTCCCACACGGGCACGCGGGCGAAGGCACCCATGGTGGCCGACACGGTTTTGGGGGCAAACGCGTCGGCGCAGCCGGGGCTGAGCACCACGCCGGCCAAGCCGTACCAGTCGGCCAGGCGCAGCAGGGTGCCCAG
Proteins encoded in this region:
- a CDS encoding chloride channel protein: MAPRFDFARLLPTHVRRLDTTAGLLYLLRWLLICALLGALAGTASAGFLVALDWVTRWREAHPWALALLPGAGLLIGLAYHYVGGRAVRGNNLILDEIHQPRQLIPLRLLPLVLGGTLATHLFGGSAGREGTAVQMAGALADQLTRWLGLCPRDRRLLLIAGMSAGFASVFGTPLAGAVFGLEVFLLGSIRYDALVPSFLAAVLADAVTRAWGVGHTSYPALPTLPLSALSLGGALLVGVLCGLTARGFAGLTHGLTRLFRRIAYAPLRPVVGGALLVPLLWALGPNRFDGLGISVIVEAFQHPLPPTDWALKLALTALTLGCGFKGGEVTPLFFMGAALGSALTVVLPLPVALLAALGFVGLFAGAANTPLACTLMGLELFGSHAGIYLGISCVVAYLFSGHRGIYSSQVIGQAKHLREGRQQGKPLGEL
- a CDS encoding RNA polymerase sigma factor produces the protein MPTPTVTEVELIAACVRGEHRAQRQLYDRLAGLMLTVCRRYLKRREDAEEAMILGFAKMFRALPNYRFEGSFEGWVRRIMVNEALMQLRQREMMTVSFEDFAQPENLATTAATADTQLQVEDLMHLLATLPAGYRTVFNLYALEGYGHQEIAELLGISEGTSKSQLSKARAMLQRRVSFAAVTTE
- a CDS encoding PorT family protein; translation: MQRAFLPSFLLLTALTAGLNEARATRLALPASVQDTIVMRLPNRATLTLTVRDAAQLRQLKNYHLDSLTTRLATYITQAEAAAKAGTTNQVTMRFYPDKDQPGQNLPEEIRITAHKPGTDGTKGPTKTQVFLNKKFGIKTDSDINGVNSISIDTNGSAKATAKGDSAKRANRKDRHTVDLHLELGYNTFVNSSTNSVSSGPPSLRYWSLFGGSGMTGIGLDYVQPLAYSKRAKLALTFGPEFVSNSFMLRGNDQWVKSGGVTTAERAPDSKQIDDSKLVINSLNLPLMLRLKLRNKEDKRTLSAGIGAFGGYRVGGNITTEYKLAGSDNKHEDKLRGDLNVNNWQYGLQGELGFHFLRFYAKYNLNEVFKENQGPQTQALSFGFRFIGF
- a CDS encoding RNA methyltransferase, whose product is MVSKALGKYVQSLHQKKYRQRHGAFLVEGGKSVLELLSSDLETEHLLATAEFASQNQAQLPARLPLTLVSEAELTQLGTLANNTTALAVARLPAEAPLPLTLPESQLLLALDEVRDPGNLGTLLRLADWYGLAGVVLSPGCADAFAPKTVSATMGAFARVPVWERDLSAWLPKLPTGTGIFGADLAGDNVHRVQLQPRGVLVMGSESHGLTPGVAAALTRRLHIPRGAGGRAESLNVAISAAILLDNFFRLQ